In one window of Bombus fervidus isolate BK054 chromosome 4, iyBomFerv1, whole genome shotgun sequence DNA:
- the LOC139986239 gene encoding uncharacterized protein, giving the protein MDASFGPNQLGTNEALINTSIRSQTSFSFSNSINEANKHNQSIKHILKSENIYKEHDLVSTQYIKHNNETNLNECTIQNSIITQEKIITTPTSPAITSTLQSINPDVSIKDKHLNTNSNDCHPLQNHMDINRDEKVPFSCVSELTQGNDSSDTKNKWNMGEVHITCNPLSTPYPYSTPHHNIMSETVTEPLDDEPKGRSCGNFLPILSLIPQTVISFQYLSPKMKFSWWRNKIS; this is encoded by the exons ATGGACGCTTCATTTGGACCTAACCAATTAGGAACTAATGAAGCGCTTATTAATACTTCTATCCGTTCTCaaacttccttttctttttccaattcCATAAATGAGGCAAACAAACATAATCAgtctataaaacatatattaaaatctgaaaatatttacaaagaaCATGATCTTGTATCTActcaatatataaaacataataatgaaacaaatcttAACGAGTGCACtatacaaaattctataattacccaagaaaaaattattacaacaCCCACAAGTCCAGCAATTACATCCACTCTTCAGTCCATCAATCCCGATGTATCTATAAAAGATAAGCATTTAAATACAAACAGTAACGATTGTCACCCTCTGCAAAATCACATGGATATTAATAGAG ATGAAAAGGTACCTTTTTCGTGTGTTTCGGAATTGACTCAAGGAAATGACTCGAGtgatacaaaaaataaatggaatatgGGGGAGGTACATATTACTTGTAATCCACTTTCAACACCGTATCCGTATTCCACGCCACACCATAACATTATGAGCGAAACTGTAACAGAACCGCTAGATGATGAACCAAAAGGTCGAAGCTGCGGAAATTTTTTACCAATCTTATCGTTGATTCCACAAACAGTCATCAGCTTTCAATATTTAAGCccgaaaatgaaattttcgtggTGGAGAAATAAGATCTCGTGA
- the LOC139986241 gene encoding uncharacterized protein isoform X1 has product MLIQIILHFLKYVIIMKELDEPTIASILSSSFPPCSPHEIAVRPGDCVEGKVEKWLEDEAFSGFRVWQLAGIILSILLSVLIGLCCCIRFRVPRTKQEIEADYIRKKITESFRQELSKISNTEMDDMNLKKVNLNTHICSLLALSKIQNKFDMEVQEVQKDHQEATYKNIQHGLRSRFNAIFSGIHFTKQEHPNVDSII; this is encoded by the exons atgttaatacagattatattacattttttaaaatatgtaa TAATTATGAAGGAATTGGATGAACCAACTATTGCATCAATTTTATCTTCATCCTTTCCACCATGTTCACCTCATGAAATAGCAGTACGACCTGGAGACTGTGTTGAAGGCAAAGTTGAAAAATGGTTGGAAGATGAAGCATTTTCAGGATTTCGAGTTTGGCAACTTGCTGGCATAATACTTTCTATTTTACTTAGTGTATTGATTGGACTTTGTTGTTGTATCCGATTCAGAGTGCCACGAACTAAACAAGAAATAGAAGCTGATTATATTCGAAAAAAAATAACAGAGAGTTTCAGACAAGAATTATCTAAAATCAGTAATACAGAAATGGATGATATGAACTTGAAGAAAG TTAATTTAAATACACATATTTGTTCTTTATTAGCATTAagcaaaattcaaaataaatttgatatggAAGTACAAGAGGTACAAAAGGATCATCAAGAAGCAACATATAAGAATATACAACATGGATTACGATCAAGATTCAATGCAATATTCAGTGGAATTCATTTTACTAAACAAGAACATCCTAATGTTGACAGcataatttaa
- the LOC139986241 gene encoding uncharacterized protein isoform X3 — MKELDEPTIASILSSSFPPCSPHEIAVRPGDCVEGKVEKWLEDEAFSGFRVWQLAGIILSILLSVLIGLCCCIRFRVPRTKQEIEADYIRKKITESFRQELSKISNTEMDDMNLKKVNLNTHICSLLALSKIQNKFDMEVQEVQKDHQEATYKNIQHGLRSRFNAIFSGIHFTKQEHPNVDSII, encoded by the exons ATGAAGGAATTGGATGAACCAACTATTGCATCAATTTTATCTTCATCCTTTCCACCATGTTCACCTCATGAAATAGCAGTACGACCTGGAGACTGTGTTGAAGGCAAAGTTGAAAAATGGTTGGAAGATGAAGCATTTTCAGGATTTCGAGTTTGGCAACTTGCTGGCATAATACTTTCTATTTTACTTAGTGTATTGATTGGACTTTGTTGTTGTATCCGATTCAGAGTGCCACGAACTAAACAAGAAATAGAAGCTGATTATATTCGAAAAAAAATAACAGAGAGTTTCAGACAAGAATTATCTAAAATCAGTAATACAGAAATGGATGATATGAACTTGAAGAAAG TTAATTTAAATACACATATTTGTTCTTTATTAGCATTAagcaaaattcaaaataaatttgatatggAAGTACAAGAGGTACAAAAGGATCATCAAGAAGCAACATATAAGAATATACAACATGGATTACGATCAAGATTCAATGCAATATTCAGTGGAATTCATTTTACTAAACAAGAACATCCTAATGTTGACAGcataatttaa
- the LOC139986241 gene encoding uncharacterized protein isoform X2: MLIQIILHFLKYVIIMKELDEPTIASILSSSFPPCSPHEIAVRPGDCVEGKVEKWLEDEAFSGFRVWQLAGIILSILLSVLIGLCCCIRFRVPRTKQEIEADYIRKKITESFRQELSKISNTEMDDMNLKKALSKIQNKFDMEVQEVQKDHQEATYKNIQHGLRSRFNAIFSGIHFTKQEHPNVDSII; the protein is encoded by the exons atgttaatacagattatattacattttttaaaatatgtaa TAATTATGAAGGAATTGGATGAACCAACTATTGCATCAATTTTATCTTCATCCTTTCCACCATGTTCACCTCATGAAATAGCAGTACGACCTGGAGACTGTGTTGAAGGCAAAGTTGAAAAATGGTTGGAAGATGAAGCATTTTCAGGATTTCGAGTTTGGCAACTTGCTGGCATAATACTTTCTATTTTACTTAGTGTATTGATTGGACTTTGTTGTTGTATCCGATTCAGAGTGCCACGAACTAAACAAGAAATAGAAGCTGATTATATTCGAAAAAAAATAACAGAGAGTTTCAGACAAGAATTATCTAAAATCAGTAATACAGAAATGGATGATATGAACTTGAAGAAAG CATTAagcaaaattcaaaataaatttgatatggAAGTACAAGAGGTACAAAAGGATCATCAAGAAGCAACATATAAGAATATACAACATGGATTACGATCAAGATTCAATGCAATATTCAGTGGAATTCATTTTACTAAACAAGAACATCCTAATGTTGACAGcataatttaa